In Aythya fuligula isolate bAytFul2 chromosome 14, bAytFul2.pri, whole genome shotgun sequence, the following proteins share a genomic window:
- the PWWP2A gene encoding PWWP domain-containing protein 2A isoform X2, producing MDLSKRFGPHGIPVTIFPKREYKDKPEAMQLQSKPFQDEAQVKCESNAAVPDDSSLTQPSEPSLAKSLWTSKPPPLFHEGAPYPPPLFIRDTYNQSIPQPPPRKIKRPKRKMYREEPTSIMNAIKLRPRQVLCDKCKNSVVAEKKEIKKGGNASDSSKYEDNKKRRNESVTTVNKKLKTDHKVDGKSQNESQKRNAVVKVSNIAHSRSRVVKVSAQANTSKAQLNTKKVLQSKNMDHAKAREVLKMAKEKAQKKQSATSSSKNAHSKVHFTRRLQNTSSGSLPPRLRLKPQRYRNEENDSSLKTGLEKIRSGKMATKPQSRCSSTRSAAQRH from the coding sequence gttTGGGCCCCATGGAATCCCTGTGACCATATTTCCTAAAAGGGAGTACAAGGATAAACCTGAAGCCATGCAGCTCCAAAGTAAACCATTCCAAGATGAGGCACAGGTGAAGTGTGAATCTAATGCTGCAGTCCCTGATGACTCTTCTCTCACGCAGCCATCAGAACCAAGCTTAGCTAAAAGCCTATGGACTTCTAAACCACCTCCTCTCTTTCATGAGGGAGCGCCATATCCTCCTCCTTTGTTTATCAGGGACACATATAACCAGTCAATACCTCAGCCTCCGCCCCGGAAAATTAAGCGGCCCAAGCGTAAAATGTACAGGGAGGAACCCACTTCTATCATGAATGCTATCAAACTACGACCCCGGCAGGTCTTATGTGACAAGTGCAAAAACAGTgttgttgcagaaaaaaaggaaataaaaaagggtgGCAATGCAAGTGACTCTTCAAAATATGAGGATAATAAAAAACGAAGAAATGAGAGTGTGACTACTGTGAATAAAAAACTTAAGACTGACCACAAGGTGGATGGAAAAAGCCAAAATGAAAGCCAGAAAAGGAATGCTGTGGTCAAGGTTTCAAATATTGcccacagcagaagcagagtAGTTAAAGTTTCTGCACAAGCAAATACTTCAAAAGCGCagttaaatacaaaaaaagttCTCCAGAGCAAAAACATGGATCACGCAAAAGCTCGTGAAGTCTTGAAAATGGCCaaagaaaaggcacaaaagAAGCAGAGTGCAACCTCCTCTTCCAAAAACGCACATTCAAAGGTCCACTTCACACGGCGTCTTCAGAACACCAGCTCAGGTTCCCTCCCACCTCGATTGCGTTTAAAGCCACAAAGATATCGGAATGAAGAAAATGACTCTTCTCTCAAGACAGGACTTGAGAAAATACGGAGTGGCAAGATGGCAACTAAGCCCCAGTCTCGCTGCTCCTCCACCCGCTCAGCAG